A window of Tautonia plasticadhaerens contains these coding sequences:
- a CDS encoding PP2C family protein-serine/threonine phosphatase: MHRMQCTEIWGGTRDHDDDLVSGGVTASLYSRAADGGTGGDIYYVTVCHMDLLTRIALADVTGHGRAVEGTSRWMYETLVAWINRPDSNEVLERLNRLACGEDARAMTTAAIVSFYKADSNLYLSYAGHPPILIRRREAGRWEPANLLARPGPRNLPLGVMAEAPYDQQVMPLTSGNRLFLYTDGVLEARDGRGGLFGAERLLAVLDGVGDGGLPDIKAAVLEGLRRHAGDDLSHDDVTFMAVEIR; the protein is encoded by the coding sequence ATGCACCGGATGCAATGCACGGAAATCTGGGGCGGCACCCGGGACCACGACGACGATCTGGTCAGCGGCGGCGTCACGGCCAGCCTCTATTCCCGGGCCGCCGACGGGGGTACCGGCGGCGACATCTACTACGTCACCGTCTGCCACATGGACCTGCTGACCCGCATCGCCCTGGCCGACGTGACGGGCCACGGCCGGGCGGTCGAGGGCACCAGCCGGTGGATGTACGAGACGCTGGTCGCCTGGATCAATCGCCCCGACAGCAACGAGGTCCTTGAGCGGCTGAACCGCCTGGCCTGCGGGGAGGACGCCAGGGCGATGACCACGGCGGCGATCGTCAGCTTCTACAAGGCCGACTCGAACCTCTACCTCTCCTACGCCGGCCATCCGCCCATCCTGATCCGACGCCGGGAGGCCGGGCGATGGGAGCCGGCGAACTTGCTCGCACGGCCCGGCCCCCGCAACCTGCCTCTCGGCGTCATGGCCGAGGCGCCCTACGACCAGCAGGTGATGCCGCTGACCTCGGGGAATCGGCTGTTCCTCTATACGGACGGGGTGCTGGAGGCCCGTGACGGCCGGGGGGGACTCTTCGGGGCCGAGCGATTGCTGGCGGTCCTCGATGGAGTCGGCGACGGGGGGCTGCCGGACATCAAGGCCGCCGTCCTGGAGGGCTTGCGACGACACGCAGGCGACGATCTGTCCCATGACGACGTGACGTTCATGGCGGTCGAGATACGCTGA
- a CDS encoding ISAzo13 family transposase (programmed frameshift) → MRPSPEMIPVLIDAAKALKGSPKRVFMAKTVAAMGRGGQRWAQEHLGWCRETIRKGTHELRSGMTCVDAFSARRRKPAEEHLPRLLDDIRSIADGQSQADPKFQTKGLFTRISAAEVRRQLIATKGYTDEELPTQQTINTKLNLLGYRLSRVAKCRPQKGVPQTDAIFDQLKAVNPEADRARGTLRLSIDAKATVHVGPFSRRGRSRTGTKAADHDFKPVATLTPFGIFLPEHDDLWLYMARSKVTSDFIADRLEQWWEGVRLRFLRVKTLVINLDNGPENHSRRSQFLKRIVAFARKYRLVVQLAYYPPYHSKYNPIERCWGVLEMHWNGSLLDSVEAVLGFARSMTWKRKHPVVSLVETTYAKGVRLKPEEMEALEAEVIRLPSLEKWFVKIPRKRGRPRKT, encoded by the exons ATGCGGCCCAGCCCCGAGATGATCCCCGTCCTCATCGATGCCGCCAAGGCCCTCAAGGGCAGTCCGAAGCGAGTCTTCATGGCCAAGACCGTCGCAGCGATGGGGCGGGGTGGACAACGCTGGGCCCAGGAGCATCTCGGCTGGTGCCGGGAGACCATCCGCAAGGGCACGCACGAACTCCGCTCGGGCATGACCTGCGTGGACGCCTTCTCGGCCCGCCGTCGCAAGCCCGCCGAGGAGCACTTGCCCCGACTCCTCGATGACATCCGCAGCATCGCCGACGGGCAGAGCCAGGCCGACCCCAAGTTCCAGACCAAGGGGCTCTTCACCCGGATCAGTGCCGCCGAGGTCCGACGCCAGTTGATCGCCACGAAGGGCTACACCGACGAGGAGTTGCCCACCCAGCAGACCATCAACACCAAGCTGAACCTGCTGGGCTATCGCCTCTCCAGGGTGGCCAAGTGCCGCCCCCAAAAAG GAGTCCCGCAGACCGATGCCATCTTCGATCAACTGAAGGCGGTCAACCCCGAGGCGGATCGGGCCAGGGGCACCCTGCGGCTCTCGATCGACGCCAAGGCGACGGTGCATGTCGGCCCCTTCTCACGGCGGGGCCGGAGCCGGACCGGCACGAAGGCGGCGGATCACGACTTCAAGCCCGTGGCGACGCTGACCCCCTTCGGCATCTTCCTGCCCGAGCACGACGACCTGTGGCTGTACATGGCCCGGTCGAAGGTCACCAGCGACTTCATCGCCGATCGCCTGGAGCAATGGTGGGAGGGCGTCCGCCTGCGGTTCCTGCGGGTCAAGACGCTGGTGATCAACCTGGACAACGGCCCGGAGAACCACAGCCGGCGGAGCCAGTTCCTCAAGCGGATCGTGGCCTTCGCCCGCAAGTATCGCCTGGTGGTGCAGTTGGCGTACTACCCGCCGTACCACAGCAAGTACAACCCGATCGAGCGGTGCTGGGGCGTGCTGGAGATGCACTGGAACGGGTCGCTGCTGGACTCGGTGGAGGCGGTGTTGGGATTCGCCCGATCGATGACCTGGAAGCGGAAGCACCCGGTGGTCAGCCTGGTGGAGACGACCTACGCCAAGGGGGTCAGGCTGAAGCCCGAGGAGATGGAGGCGTTGGAGGCCGAGGTGATCCGCCTGCCGTCGCTTGAGAAGTGGTTCGTGAAGATCCCTCGTAAGCGAGGCAGGCCACGGAAGACGTAG
- a CDS encoding ABC-2 transporter permease: MMKAIRAVRALGPIDARGIQRDPLLRWLVVYPVFLALVIRWGVPALAARLEGRYDFDLSGYYVLLMSFLVELLPILTGMVVGFLLLDQKDDGTLTALRVTPLTRAGYLAYRLTMPMAVSVVMTLAVFPIAGLVRVAPGPLLLMALGSAPLAPLFALLLGAFAGNKVEGFALGKASGVLFIPPVLAYFVDPPWQWAFGLMPTYWPVKAFWVQQAGGRGYPAYLLVGAAYQALLLVPLLRRFDRVMQG; this comes from the coding sequence ATGATGAAGGCGATCCGGGCGGTCCGGGCGCTCGGCCCGATCGACGCCAGGGGCATCCAGCGGGACCCGCTGCTGCGGTGGCTGGTCGTCTACCCGGTCTTCCTGGCCCTGGTGATCCGCTGGGGCGTGCCGGCCCTGGCGGCACGGCTGGAGGGCCGCTACGACTTCGACCTGTCCGGGTATTACGTCCTGCTGATGAGCTTCCTGGTCGAGTTGCTGCCGATCCTGACCGGGATGGTCGTCGGCTTCCTGCTGCTGGACCAGAAGGACGACGGCACGCTGACGGCCCTGCGGGTGACGCCGCTGACCCGGGCCGGCTACCTGGCCTACCGGCTGACCATGCCGATGGCCGTGAGCGTCGTGATGACTCTGGCCGTCTTCCCGATCGCCGGGTTGGTGCGGGTGGCCCCGGGTCCGCTGCTGCTGATGGCCCTGGGCTCGGCGCCGCTGGCCCCGCTGTTCGCCCTGCTGCTGGGGGCGTTCGCCGGGAACAAGGTGGAGGGGTTCGCCCTGGGCAAGGCGTCGGGCGTGCTGTTCATCCCGCCGGTGCTGGCCTACTTCGTCGATCCGCCCTGGCAGTGGGCCTTCGGGCTGATGCCAACGTACTGGCCGGTCAAGGCGTTCTGGGTCCAGCAGGCCGGCGGGCGCGGCTACCCGGCCTACCTGCTGGTCGGGGCGGCATACCAGGCCCTCCTGCTGGTGCCCCTGCTGCGCCGCTTCGACCGGGTGATGCAGGGATGA
- a CDS encoding IS5 family transposase translates to MASAHMPDEFFDLVAHHLPPEPAIGPYGGRPPIGHRVALRVIWFVLATGNRWEDVPQELGCSGRTAHRRLRAWEEAGIWDRLHADLLRLLRKAGKLETDTVVVDGVTVRASGGGEATGPSPVDRSRKGTKHTVMVSRTGVPLAIRTAGANESDHRQIIPLVLDFPSVAGKPGRPKQLPDDLYADRGYDSEGTRALLRWMGIEPHIAKRRTPHGSGLGKVRWVVERTIGWIKGLRRMRVRYDRLGVIQDAWTTLAACVICFRILHQDVM, encoded by the coding sequence ATGGCGAGCGCCCACATGCCGGACGAGTTCTTCGATCTGGTTGCCCACCACCTGCCGCCGGAACCGGCCATCGGCCCCTACGGCGGGCGTCCGCCGATCGGGCACCGGGTCGCCCTGCGTGTCATCTGGTTCGTCCTGGCCACCGGCAATCGCTGGGAGGATGTCCCGCAGGAACTCGGCTGCTCAGGTCGCACCGCCCATCGCCGGCTGCGGGCCTGGGAGGAGGCCGGCATCTGGGACCGCCTCCATGCCGACCTGCTGAGGCTGCTCCGCAAGGCTGGCAAGCTGGAGACCGACACGGTGGTCGTCGACGGCGTGACGGTGCGGGCCTCCGGCGGCGGCGAGGCGACCGGCCCGAGCCCCGTCGACCGCAGCAGGAAGGGCACGAAGCACACGGTGATGGTCAGTCGCACCGGAGTGCCGCTGGCGATCCGCACCGCCGGGGCCAACGAGAGCGACCACCGCCAGATCATCCCGCTGGTGCTCGACTTCCCGAGCGTCGCCGGCAAACCGGGCAGGCCGAAGCAGTTGCCGGATGACCTGTATGCCGACCGGGGCTACGACAGCGAGGGGACGAGGGCGTTACTGCGTTGGATGGGCATCGAGCCGCACATCGCCAAGCGTCGGACACCGCACGGCAGCGGGCTGGGCAAGGTCCGCTGGGTGGTGGAGCGGACGATCGGCTGGATCAAGGGCCTGCGGCGGATGCGGGTGCGGTACGACCGGCTGGGGGTGATCCAGGACGCCTGGACGACCCTGGCGGCCTGTGTCATCTGCTTCCGTATCCTCCACCAGGATGTGATGTGA
- a CDS encoding SGNH/GDSL hydrolase family protein, whose product MSESTVLTRWLVYHVASGHAFFTGAACLIVAACLSTYTRRRGVRTARNVLVLIGGSAVIVTATPLPPWAYFLLAAVTLAWFVGEAFRKRLPDRWAFRLRMAVALAWSAAVLAEVPYHLMPRVPPLGDPALGVIDDSVTAGIGGYEAVTWTALLADRHGIEVRDHSQMGANVASALRQAEDLSTEERLVLLEIGGNDILGETTPDEFEAGLDALLASVSRPGRVVVLLELPLPPTYNAYGRIQRRLARRHGALLVPKRVLLGILGRGGATLVTIHLTQEGHHHMAGVVWEVVRRAYADQGRGDPGR is encoded by the coding sequence GTGAGTGAGAGCACCGTGCTGACACGATGGCTGGTCTACCACGTCGCCAGCGGCCACGCCTTCTTCACGGGGGCGGCGTGCCTGATCGTGGCGGCCTGCCTGTCGACCTACACCCGGAGGCGCGGCGTCCGCACGGCCCGCAACGTCCTCGTCCTGATCGGCGGCTCGGCGGTCATCGTCACTGCGACACCCTTGCCGCCCTGGGCCTATTTCCTCCTGGCGGCCGTCACTCTGGCCTGGTTCGTCGGCGAGGCGTTCCGGAAGCGTCTCCCGGACCGGTGGGCCTTCAGGCTGCGGATGGCCGTCGCCCTGGCATGGTCGGCCGCCGTGCTCGCCGAGGTCCCCTATCACCTGATGCCCCGTGTCCCCCCGCTGGGCGACCCGGCACTCGGGGTCATCGACGACTCGGTGACGGCGGGGATCGGCGGTTATGAGGCCGTCACCTGGACCGCGCTCCTGGCCGACCGCCACGGCATCGAGGTCCGAGACCACTCGCAGATGGGGGCGAACGTCGCCTCCGCATTGCGGCAAGCGGAGGACCTGTCCACGGAGGAGCGGCTGGTCCTGCTGGAGATCGGCGGCAACGACATCCTGGGGGAGACGACCCCCGATGAGTTCGAGGCGGGGCTCGACGCGCTGCTGGCGTCCGTCAGCCGCCCCGGTCGGGTTGTGGTCCTGCTGGAACTGCCGCTGCCGCCGACGTACAACGCCTACGGCCGCATCCAGCGCCGCCTGGCCCGCCGCCATGGGGCCCTGCTGGTCCCCAAGCGGGTTCTGCTCGGCATCCTGGGGCGCGGCGGGGCGACCCTCGTCACGATCCACCTTACGCAGGAGGGCCACCATCACATGGCCGGGGTCGTCTGGGAGGTCGTGCGGAGGGCTTATGCGGATCAAGGACGAGGTGACCCAGGTCGATGA
- a CDS encoding ABC transporter ATP-binding protein has translation MIDVADLAFTYPRAADPAIKGLSFAVGRGEIFGFLGPSGAGKSTTQKVLIGLLRASEGSVAVLGRAPRDWGADYYERIGVSFETPNHFLKLTATENLAYFAALYAGPTRAPRDLLELVGLGADGGLRVSQFSKGMKARLSIARSLLHEPELLFWDEPTAGLDPVNARRIKDLALARKAAGRTIFLTTHDMTLADELCDRVAFLVDGQIALIDAPGELKLRHGQRQVRVEYRLDGRAEHRDFPLDGLGDDAGFLGLLRSGGVRTIHTQEATLEDIFIRATGRGLS, from the coding sequence ATGATCGACGTGGCCGACCTCGCCTTCACCTACCCCAGGGCCGCCGATCCGGCGATCAAGGGCCTGTCCTTCGCCGTGGGCCGGGGCGAAATCTTCGGCTTCCTCGGCCCCAGTGGCGCCGGCAAGTCCACTACCCAGAAGGTCCTCATCGGCCTGCTCCGGGCCTCCGAGGGTTCCGTCGCCGTCCTGGGCCGCGCCCCGAGGGACTGGGGGGCCGACTACTACGAGCGGATCGGCGTCTCCTTCGAGACCCCCAACCACTTCCTCAAGCTCACGGCGACCGAGAACCTCGCCTACTTCGCCGCCCTCTACGCCGGCCCGACCCGGGCGCCCCGTGACCTGCTCGAACTGGTCGGGCTGGGCGCCGACGGCGGCCTGCGGGTCTCGCAGTTCTCCAAGGGGATGAAGGCCCGCCTGAGCATCGCCCGCTCCCTGCTGCACGAGCCCGAACTCCTGTTCTGGGACGAGCCGACGGCGGGGCTGGACCCGGTGAACGCCCGCCGCATCAAGGACCTCGCCCTGGCCCGGAAGGCGGCCGGCCGGACGATCTTCCTGACCACCCACGACATGACCCTCGCCGACGAACTCTGCGACCGGGTGGCCTTCCTCGTGGACGGGCAGATCGCCCTGATCGACGCTCCCGGTGAGTTGAAGCTAAGGCACGGCCAGCGGCAAGTCCGGGTCGAGTACCGACTCGACGGCAGGGCCGAGCACCGGGACTTCCCTCTGGACGGCCTGGGCGACGACGCCGGGTTCCTGGGCCTGCTGCGGTCCGGCGGCGTCCGGACGATCCACACCCAGGAGGCCACGCTGGAGGACATCTTCATCCGGGCGACCGGGCGGGGGCTGTCGTGA
- a CDS encoding IS701 family transposase yields the protein MNRTYTPDLNPDVLDRLAAYAASFRADFNRPRQAAWCGVYLRGLVQDGDRKSVEPMAARVPLSEGLDVADPDQALQQFLGQSTWDEQAVLSRYRATMAAKFADPAGIFVIDDTTFPKQGTHSVGVQRQYCGALGKKANCQCAVSVHYVAPRGHYPLNMRLYLPEGWLADPKRLDKAKVPEAERRSLTKGQIALELLDRIRAEGLPGGLVVADSGYGVSGPFRDGLAERGLHYVVGVTDEMLVFTEEPRWDEPKAGTGGRPQKRRRLAEGSPRPVGLKELAARTPRRKVTWREGTKGPMWGRFAWLRVWPGQGWATGDCAGAEPIWLLIEEQADGKLKYAFSNLPADTSRIRAVRLWRSRWPVELGYQQMKEELGLDHHEGRSWRGFHHHACLVMLAFGFLTLERRRARRGRSRPGKKGEAERR from the coding sequence ATGAACCGGACCTACACCCCCGACTTAAACCCCGACGTCCTCGACCGCCTCGCCGCGTATGCCGCCTCCTTCCGCGCCGACTTCAACCGGCCCCGCCAGGCCGCCTGGTGCGGCGTCTACCTCCGCGGCCTGGTCCAGGACGGGGACCGCAAGAGCGTCGAGCCGATGGCCGCCCGCGTCCCCCTGTCGGAGGGGCTCGACGTCGCCGACCCCGACCAGGCCCTGCAGCAGTTCCTCGGCCAGAGCACCTGGGACGAGCAAGCGGTCCTGAGCCGCTACCGGGCCACGATGGCGGCGAAGTTCGCCGACCCGGCCGGCATCTTCGTGATCGATGACACCACCTTCCCCAAGCAGGGCACGCACTCCGTCGGCGTGCAGCGGCAGTACTGCGGCGCCCTGGGCAAGAAGGCCAACTGCCAGTGCGCCGTCAGCGTCCACTACGTCGCCCCGAGGGGGCACTACCCGCTGAACATGCGGCTCTACCTCCCGGAGGGCTGGCTGGCCGACCCGAAGCGACTGGATAAGGCCAAGGTGCCCGAGGCCGAGCGGCGGTCGCTGACCAAGGGTCAGATCGCCCTGGAGTTGCTCGACCGCATCCGCGCCGAAGGGCTGCCGGGCGGGCTCGTCGTGGCCGACAGCGGCTACGGCGTCTCGGGCCCGTTCCGCGACGGCCTGGCCGAGCGGGGCCTGCACTACGTCGTCGGCGTGACCGACGAGATGCTGGTCTTCACCGAGGAGCCGAGGTGGGACGAGCCCAAGGCCGGGACGGGCGGGCGGCCGCAGAAGCGGCGTCGCCTGGCCGAGGGCTCGCCCCGGCCGGTGGGCCTGAAGGAGCTGGCGGCGCGGACGCCGCGCCGGAAGGTGACGTGGCGGGAGGGGACCAAGGGCCCGATGTGGGGCCGATTCGCCTGGCTGCGCGTTTGGCCGGGCCAGGGATGGGCGACAGGCGATTGCGCCGGGGCGGAGCCGATCTGGCTGCTGATCGAGGAGCAGGCCGACGGCAAGCTGAAGTACGCCTTCAGCAACCTCCCGGCCGATACCAGCCGGATCCGCGCGGTGCGCCTGTGGCGGAGTCGCTGGCCGGTGGAGCTCGGGTACCAGCAGATGAAGGAGGAACTGGGGCTGGACCACCACGAGGGCCGCTCGTGGCGGGGCTTCCACCATCACGCCTGCCTGGTGATGTTGGCCTTCGGGTTCCTCACCCTGGAGCGACGCCGAGCCCGTCGGGGGCGATCCCGGCCGGGCAAAAAGGGGGAGGCCGAGCGCCGGTGA
- a CDS encoding ISAs1 family transposase yields the protein MAGTRSKLDEIVASFAMLEDPRSHINRRHPLPSVLVIAVLAVLAGAAGPTAIARWAKLKEGLLMDLLDLPRGIPGKDVLRRILMTLKPAAFEAAFNAWIARLRDEAIATTGVDRPVVAIDGKTARRSRDAKEGLGPLHIVTAWAGEYGLALGQEVCGEKSNEITAIPELLRRIDVRGGVVTIDAMGAQKVIAEEVVRGKADYVLALKGNHEALHRAVIEHIDEQLEGDLKGAEELTTSERGHGREEHRTYLHLPAPAALPGRAEWKGLRSVGVVTSRRVKGGEESIEIRYYLSSLPVDAEQFARAVRGHWSVENACHWSLDVTFREDDSRVRQRVLGANITWLYRFTLSLLKQHPDRRQSLAMKRRGCGWSDTFLMEVIAALTC from the coding sequence ATGGCGGGCACCCGCAGCAAGCTCGACGAGATCGTGGCATCGTTCGCGATGCTGGAAGATCCCCGCTCCCACATCAACCGCCGGCATCCGCTGCCCAGCGTCCTGGTCATCGCTGTCTTGGCCGTCCTCGCCGGCGCCGCCGGGCCCACCGCCATCGCCCGCTGGGCGAAGCTCAAAGAGGGGCTCCTGATGGACCTCCTCGACCTGCCGCGCGGCATCCCCGGCAAGGATGTCCTCCGCCGCATCCTGATGACGCTCAAGCCCGCGGCCTTCGAGGCCGCCTTCAACGCCTGGATCGCCCGCCTCCGCGACGAGGCCATCGCCACGACCGGCGTCGATCGGCCGGTCGTCGCCATCGACGGCAAGACGGCCCGCCGCAGCCGCGACGCGAAGGAGGGCCTCGGCCCGCTGCACATCGTCACCGCCTGGGCCGGCGAGTACGGCCTGGCGCTGGGACAGGAGGTGTGCGGCGAGAAGTCGAACGAGATCACGGCCATCCCCGAGCTGCTGAGGCGGATCGACGTCCGCGGCGGGGTAGTGACGATCGACGCGATGGGGGCGCAGAAGGTGATCGCCGAGGAGGTAGTCCGCGGCAAGGCCGACTACGTGTTGGCCCTGAAGGGGAACCACGAGGCGCTGCATCGGGCGGTCATCGAGCACATCGACGAACAGCTGGAGGGGGATCTCAAGGGGGCCGAGGAGCTGACGACGAGCGAGCGCGGGCACGGTCGCGAGGAGCACCGGACCTACCTGCACCTGCCAGCGCCGGCGGCCCTGCCCGGCCGGGCGGAGTGGAAGGGGCTGAGGTCGGTCGGCGTCGTGACGTCGCGGCGGGTGAAGGGAGGCGAAGAGAGCATTGAGATTCGCTACTACCTCAGCAGCCTGCCGGTGGACGCGGAGCAGTTCGCCCGCGCGGTGCGGGGCCACTGGTCCGTGGAGAACGCGTGCCATTGGTCGCTCGACGTGACGTTCCGGGAGGATGACTCGCGGGTCCGCCAGCGGGTGCTGGGGGCGAACATCACCTGGCTGTATCGCTTCACATTGTCGCTCCTCAAGCAGCACCCCGACCGGCGACAGAGCCTGGCCATGAAGCGCCGCGGCTGCGGCTGGAGCGACACGTTTCTGATGGAAGTCATTGCTGCGTTAACATGTTAG
- a CDS encoding fluoroquinolone export ABC transporter permease subunit, producing the protein MSRLPAAVACDVRLQYRNGFYAAAAFVAVVLVVLLRWLPPETLRLLLPALVLANMQVNTFYFVAGLVLLEKAEGSLEALVVTPLRPGEYLTSKVLTLALLSLVEAMTIVVASYGLGFNPWPFAAGIALTAALYCLYGFVVVVRYDSINEFLFPSMLYTAILSLPLLDYFGLWEGWLVYLHPVQAPLVLLEAAFRPVPAREVAYGLLYGTLWVAPMAAWGVKAFGRFVVAREGVR; encoded by the coding sequence GTGAGCCGCCTGCCCGCCGCCGTGGCCTGCGACGTGCGGCTCCAGTATCGCAACGGCTTCTATGCGGCGGCGGCCTTCGTCGCCGTGGTGCTGGTCGTCCTGCTCCGCTGGCTGCCCCCGGAGACGCTGCGCCTGCTGCTGCCGGCGCTGGTGCTGGCCAACATGCAGGTCAACACCTTCTACTTCGTCGCCGGCCTGGTCCTGCTGGAGAAGGCCGAGGGCTCGCTGGAGGCCCTGGTCGTCACCCCGCTGCGGCCCGGGGAATACCTGACCTCCAAGGTCCTGACGCTGGCCCTCCTGTCGCTGGTCGAGGCGATGACGATCGTCGTGGCCTCGTACGGGCTCGGCTTCAACCCCTGGCCCTTCGCCGCCGGCATCGCCCTGACGGCCGCCCTCTACTGCCTCTACGGCTTTGTCGTGGTCGTCAGATACGACTCGATCAACGAGTTCCTCTTCCCGTCGATGCTCTACACCGCCATCCTGTCGCTGCCCCTGCTGGACTACTTCGGCCTCTGGGAGGGCTGGCTCGTGTACCTGCATCCGGTGCAGGCCCCGCTGGTGCTGCTGGAGGCGGCGTTCCGCCCCGTGCCCGCCCGGGAGGTGGCCTACGGGCTGCTGTACGGGACCCTCTGGGTCGCCCCGATGGCCGCCTGGGGCGTGAAGGCGTTCGGACGCTTCGTCGTCGCCCGGGAAGGAGTACGATGA
- a CDS encoding IS701 family transposase has protein sequence MTDATLLWSIWQALLARFAWAFNRPGHRRFVEWVTGLALNVEEHTVTQSVLALDRPADWRAMERFAEYGAWDAGAVTRSLTRLVEQAPGRTWHGYHAPAVDDTKVHRSGKHVWGTCTFHEYTARCPNRAATVRAHNWVVLGALLDEPGRPAWFLPVSGRLYFRKSQLPARSGFVGPKVGFRTKCELAVELIREQARITGGRHLAVFDGGYALKSVIRPLVTPEGDSPRIEFLTRLRHDARLHAPPPTGRREGQRGPMPKWGKKLEPPRRGGRWSGPWHEGHALVYGRRRRVRWKEVVGRWRVAGHGVPIKAVVACVEGYKKRFALVTSAVELTGLQMVELFAARFRQEDGFRDLKQRLGWEQCRAWTRKPIERTSQAQWVTMSLLRLAQFRLEAAGEVGWWFRPPWNRKKDRPSVLDVERLLRRHGPEIRRLLSEWLGEGREDGSRRSCGGVGGVGG, from the coding sequence ATGACCGACGCTACGCTGCTCTGGTCGATCTGGCAAGCACTGCTCGCCCGCTTCGCCTGGGCCTTCAACCGGCCCGGACACCGCCGCTTCGTCGAGTGGGTCACCGGCCTGGCCCTCAACGTCGAGGAGCATACCGTCACGCAGTCGGTCCTGGCCCTCGACCGGCCGGCCGACTGGCGGGCGATGGAACGCTTCGCCGAGTACGGGGCCTGGGATGCCGGGGCCGTCACCCGCAGCCTGACCCGGCTCGTCGAGCAGGCCCCCGGCCGCACCTGGCACGGCTATCACGCCCCGGCGGTCGATGACACCAAGGTCCACCGCTCGGGCAAGCACGTCTGGGGAACCTGCACGTTCCACGAGTACACCGCCCGCTGCCCCAACCGGGCCGCCACCGTCCGGGCCCATAACTGGGTCGTGCTCGGGGCCTTGCTCGATGAGCCCGGTCGGCCCGCCTGGTTCCTGCCGGTCTCGGGACGGCTCTACTTCCGCAAGTCGCAACTGCCGGCCCGGTCGGGGTTCGTCGGGCCGAAGGTGGGCTTCCGCACGAAGTGCGAACTGGCCGTGGAACTGATCCGGGAGCAGGCCCGGATCACCGGCGGGCGGCACCTGGCCGTCTTCGACGGCGGCTACGCCCTGAAGAGCGTGATCCGGCCGCTGGTCACGCCCGAGGGCGACTCGCCCCGCATCGAGTTCCTGACCCGGCTGCGGCACGACGCCCGGCTGCACGCCCCGCCGCCGACCGGACGCCGCGAGGGGCAGCGGGGGCCGATGCCGAAGTGGGGCAAGAAGCTGGAGCCGCCCCGCCGGGGCGGCCGGTGGTCCGGGCCGTGGCACGAGGGGCACGCCCTGGTCTACGGCCGGCGGCGGCGGGTCCGCTGGAAGGAGGTCGTCGGCCGGTGGCGGGTGGCCGGCCATGGGGTGCCCATCAAGGCGGTCGTCGCCTGCGTCGAGGGGTACAAGAAGCGGTTCGCCCTGGTCACCTCGGCCGTGGAGTTGACCGGGCTTCAGATGGTCGAGTTGTTCGCCGCCCGCTTCCGGCAGGAGGACGGATTTCGAGACCTAAAGCAGCGGTTGGGATGGGAGCAGTGCCGGGCCTGGACGAGGAAGCCGATCGAGCGGACGAGCCAGGCCCAGTGGGTGACGATGAGCCTGCTGCGGCTGGCCCAGTTCCGGCTGGAGGCGGCCGGCGAGGTGGGCTGGTGGTTCCGGCCGCCGTGGAACCGCAAGAAGGACCGGCCGAGCGTGCTCGATGTCGAACGACTGCTGCGACGGCACGGCCCGGAAATCCGGCGGCTCCTGTCGGAATGGCTGGGAGAAGGGCGGGAGGACGGTTCGAGGCGGTCGTGCGGCGGGGTCGGCGGGGTCGGCGGGTAG
- a CDS encoding SEC-C metal-binding domain-containing protein, with protein MGWIIRELPGWYLEAEFHGVWVSPAGQHVDLTSRQGDAALLFLPDPGRAYRGEGLPNRYLALSPSPEVQAVVRMEEMHARLRSEAESLGRRERVQPGSAGRNDPCPCGSGLKYKKCCGHAAR; from the coding sequence TTGGGCTGGATCATCCGGGAGTTGCCCGGCTGGTACCTGGAGGCCGAGTTCCACGGCGTCTGGGTCTCGCCCGCCGGCCAGCACGTCGATCTCACGTCCCGGCAGGGGGATGCCGCCCTCCTGTTCCTGCCCGATCCCGGGCGGGCCTATCGGGGCGAGGGCCTGCCGAATCGGTATCTGGCGCTGTCGCCGAGCCCGGAGGTGCAGGCCGTCGTCCGGATGGAGGAGATGCACGCCCGGCTGCGGTCGGAAGCGGAATCGTTGGGCCGTCGGGAGCGGGTCCAGCCGGGTTCGGCGGGCCGCAACGATCCCTGCCCTTGCGGCAGTGGCCTGAAATACAAGAAGTGCTGCGGTCATGCGGCCAGATGA